The DNA window TGCCCGCCCGGTCCAAACTACAAATCCATACAACTTGGTTATGAAAACATCTACAAGAAGTACACATCccattcttcattttcccaTCAGCAATCAGTTCAGCTAAAAAGTACTTACTACTGGAGCCGTTCTAGCTGTGACACCAAACCGACCATGACAAGCAGAATCATTTGGTCTGTAAGCTTCTACCTATCAGAATCATTTCAATGGTCGGGTCTCAATAAGCCAATACAACTTTTTCACAAAGCCAAGATATCATCACAATATCAACATGAAAATTCCAACTCCCATTAGTAGAAAAACAGATTTCAGTAACTTGGGATTTAAACAGACAAACAATCAAACAGGTTGTGTGCATTTATCTCATTGGACAGATTCCCGTTCATTataatccaaatcaaatcgcaataaacaaaaaaaatggatacGCGCAGGCTTTACAAATACAAGAAAGAACGCGGAGCGGATACCTCAGTAATCCGAAGAACAACGTCGTCTCTCCTGAGGAGTTTTCCGAGCAAGCGTGGGGCGAGGTCCAAAGCGTCAACGAGGAAGAACTCTTTGGGGAGGATCGTGAATCCCtcggaagaggaagagggtgAGGATTCAGCGATTTGGGTTTGTGGGTCGGTCGCGGGCTTCGATTTGGCACGAATAGTCACCGATTTGGTGCGATGCCCtgattttctcttcttcctcgttTGAAGTTCACGGCGGAGCTCGGTTGAAGAAATGGGGGTTTTGGGGTCGGCGACTTTCTTGAATCGATGAGGTTTGATCATTTTGCAGGAGAAGGAGAAAGCGAAAAACTGAAATGGGGATTGAGGAATCAAGAGAGAGCATGGGGGCCTGGTCAGAGCTGTAGACATTCGGCGGAAGTCTGACCTTTTTCGCGGGTTTTGACTTTCTCGAACTGTCAACGGCTTCttaatatatacaaatttaatttaaaataaaataattagaaaataaaatttaaattttttgtccaatatttttaaatattaaaattatgcCCCAATTAtggtaaaaattaataacgtgaccgaaattaaatattatttccatGAATAGGAACCCTATTTTTTTTGATCCGAACGACGATGTGCCGCCATAGTTCTAGAGACTTCTACGCCGAGAACCTTCCGAACTCTACGGGTTCCCTTTATTGCTTCCTCCATCCTTACTTCTCGTTCGCTTAGATCTCTCTGAACCCGCTTgaaattctctctttctcagCTCTCCGACGTAATTTTCCCTCTCCCAAGCTCCGGTAATGGCCAAGTTCGGCGAGGGCGACAAGCGGTGGATCGTCGAAGAACGTCAGGACGGCACCAATGTCCATAACTGGCACTGGGCTGAGACGGATTGTCTCGAATGGTCCCGCAATTTCATGTCTAAGCTTTTCTCTAACCTCCCCCTTCTCGACGGCGAGGGCGGCCTTTTCATCAAAACCAAGAAGGTCGACAAGGTCGATGGAGAAGCATATGTCAATATTCGGAAGGGGAAGATCATTCCTGGTTATGAACTTAGTGTCACTCTCTCTTGGGTAGGCGAGGCCAAGGATTCCGCCGGTAAATCTGTGCAGAAGGTCGATGGGCTTGTGGAGATTCCGTACATTTCTGATGAGAACGCCGATGAGGATCCTGAAGTTAGGGTTTCTGTCCAGGACGAAGGGCCGATTGGGAAGAGAATGAAGGATGCTATGTTGGCTAAGGGGAAGCCGATTGTGTTGGAGAAGGTGAGATTGTATGTTCAGAGTATGGCTAAGGGTGGGCCTGcgaaggatgatttggaggcCAAAAAGGTGGcgccgaagagtaatcaatctgCGGCGGCGGCAGCTGTCCCTGCAACCCCTGTGGCGCCAAAGCCGGCAGTGGCggcagagaagaagaagaaagctaaGGAAGGGTTTAAGACAATAACTCTGACCGAGAAGTTTAGTTGTAGGGCAAACATTCTGTTTGAAATTCTCATGGACGACAATAGATGGAAAGGATTCACTCAGAGCAATGCTAAAATAAGCAAGGAAGTCGGTGGAGAGATCAGTATATTTGATGGGTCTGTCACCGGGAAGAACTTGGAGTTGGAAGAGGGGAAGTTGATTGTGCAACAATGGAGATTCGGAAGCTGGCCTGACGGCATTCATTCCACGGTgagctttcaattttgttccaCTCTTCTTTACCCATCTCCTTCTCAATGCTCTGTTTTCTGGTATACCTTAGGGAACATTTACTGGTAAAATTTGACGATCTTTTGTTTGAAAGGGCTGATAATTTGGATGGTTGAATATGCGGATACAACTCataatcatttcatttctacaactttcaattttactttGCCCTTTGTTAACACTATAGTTTGTCATATGTTGatcaaatttatgaaattgttgTAGCTAAAGCCAATCACTTATGGCATTATATCAGTAGAGAAATGCCTACAATTCAAGGGTGTTTCTTGCTAGTATGGATTCGTTTAATGGGTTCTGGTGATTAATCCAACATATCATCAAAGCTAAATTGGTTCTGAAAATGGTATGCAGGTGAAGTTGACATTCGATGAGCCCGAGCCGGGGGTTACCATTGTGAAGTTGGTACATTCCGACGTGCCTGAGGAGGACAGGTTGGTTTTTCTGATCAAATGGTTGAcatcttttttacttttacaaGTTTCAATCTCAGTTTCTGTGGTTCTGTTAGCTAATTTGTTCATCTCTTGGTTTGAAATAGATATGGGAACGCAACTGTAGTGGAGAACACAGAGAGGGGCTGGCGGGATCTTATTTTCCATAAGATTAGAGCAGTTTTTGGATTTGGAATGTGATGGGGTACTGTCTTACAATAGAGTCCAGTCCTTTGACTTATGAAGAAGCTTATCATTTGCATATCttcatgaattaaaattacttgaaatgcttcatttttcaattgtcAGATGATGGTGTTGTGCTCATAGTATGTGCTGTCTTCCATCCATatttgagaatgaaaattCATTGTTGGATTCTGAGTTTTGACATAAATGAGATACAATTGTCATCTCTTCATCACATTCTGTCTTGTTCTCTGTAACTCTCATAATCTGTCTTGTTAATCTCATCCATGTTTTTGTGGCCAAAGGAATGCATTCTTTTCCCTTTAATAGCTTTAGTTGAATTAATGCTGCAAGCATGTGGTTTTTCATTAAATGACTGTGAGACTTTCAGAAGCTTCCAATAGAGGCCCAagtctactaagaagaggtgTTAGGATCACATGATAGGTTTATATGGTTGGAAAGATTGCAGCGTTGAATTTATATTTGGGTTGTGAATTTATTACTTACATTCTTGTGTAAGAGCTCAAGCCGGCTACCGCCGGTAGATATTAAGAagttttcatgtttttcatgTCTTTAATAAAGAATGCTTCCTTCTCCCTTTTCTAATTAATGTGGTatctctcaatccaccccatttAGAGTTTCAGGGTAGTTCTGATGTCATTTAtggttctgatatcatttatgaCAGTTTAAGCCTATCAATAGTAGATGTTGTACTCTTTGGATTTACTCTTTTAggttttctctcaaagttttaaaactcgtttaTTAGTAATGATCAAAAGTGCCAAACCCTTTTCGTAAGTACTCATTTGGTCTTATTGGAGGCCCTTTTTGTAAGTACTCATTTGGTCGTTACCTCATGTTCCATAGGTGGCCATCTTTGGCTCTTTGGCTGTTTAGGTTCTGATTTGAAGGTTGAGTATGTCATTAAATAGAACAGAATCATGAATGAAAGAGTGTGTGTTAGTTTCCTTTCTAAGGCTTGTTCGAACATTGATTGAAACATACCCAAATTCAGAAATATTTGAACACAACAAACAAGAGATCTATACCTCAAAATTATACATAATCTCTCTGTCCATAAACTCCCACACCAAGTGTATGAAAGAAGTTTAGGAACAAGAAGGCTACGAAGAAGGGGGGATTCTTCCATGTTTAAATCATCTCCCAACAAGCTCTGTCAATTGATCGGCGAATTGGGTTTCTCTCACAGAGCTGTCTGTATCATCTCTGGACGACGGCGCCATTGCCGGCCACATGAACGTAGGCTTTTCATGAGGCAGTGTCGGTGGATTCATTTCCCCTGTAAGCACTTGCAGAACGTTTTTCATCGTCGGCCGTTGATGCGGATTCGGATGGCAACAACCCAATCCCAAAACCAAAATCCTCtccatttcttccttctcataTTGCCCTGCCATCCTTTCATCC is part of the Cucurbita pepo subsp. pepo cultivar mu-cu-16 chromosome LG03, ASM280686v2, whole genome shotgun sequence genome and encodes:
- the LOC111790859 gene encoding DNA-3-methyladenine glycosylase, producing MSTALTRPPCSLLIPQSPFQFFAFSFSCKMIKPHRFKKVADPKTPISSTELRRELQTRKKRKSGHRTKSVTIRAKSKPATDPQTQIAESSPSSSSEGFTILPKEFFLVDALDLAPRLLGKLLRRDDVVLRITEVEAYRPNDSACHGRFGVTARTAPVFGPGGHAYVYLCYGLHMMLNVVADEVGIGAAVLVRSCAPVSGLETIQKRRGQITDKPVLLTGPGKVGQALGLSTEWSNHPFYAPGGLELLDAPEPENILVGPRVGIEYALPEHVNALWRFAIAGTPWISAPKNTLRPS
- the LOC111790860 gene encoding activator of 90 kDa heat shock protein ATPase homolog 1, giving the protein MAKFGEGDKRWIVEERQDGTNVHNWHWAETDCLEWSRNFMSKLFSNLPLLDGEGGLFIKTKKVDKVDGEAYVNIRKGKIIPGYELSVTLSWVGEAKDSAGKSVQKVDGLVEIPYISDENADEDPEVRVSVQDEGPIGKRMKDAMLAKGKPIVLEKVRLYVQSMAKGGPAKDDLEAKKVAPKSNQSAAAAAVPATPVAPKPAVAAEKKKKAKEGFKTITLTEKFSCRANILFEILMDDNRWKGFTQSNAKISKEVGGEISIFDGSVTGKNLELEEGKLIVQQWRFGSWPDGIHSTVKLTFDEPEPGVTIVKLVHSDVPEEDRYGNATVVENTERGWRDLIFHKIRAVFGFGM